The DNA region GAACCATATCCCCACTTGATAAGTAAACCAAATCACCAGGCACTAAATCACGAACATCAATATCTTCTCCTTTTTTAATTAGTTCAAACATATTATCATGATTAATGTTCCCATATCCTTCAATATCACGAATCACCATTGCCTTATTGCTTACAATACTAATTAATTTTTTTGTGACAAAGTGGGCTTTAATCGTTTGAATATAAACAACTGTCCCACTTGCAAAAATCATTATTGCAACAATAATTGCTGGTAAAACATCGGCAATTCCCCGTTCAGCAACAGGAGTAGAGAAAAATTCATAAAAGTTTCAAACACTAATTGCCATTAAAACTAAGTTAAATGGTCCAAAAAATGATTTAAAGAAATTTAAAACTCAGTTGAATTTTGTCGTATCTACTTTATTATATCCATATTCTTTTTGTAAATTTTCTACATCAGTAGTTTTTACCCCAAACTGATTATCTTTAAATTTAGTTAATAATTCAGTTTGGTTCAGTTTTGAACATGATTTTAATTTTTTATCATTAAAATTCAGCTTCTTTAATAAAGCTTCTTTTGTTCTATCTCTCCCAAACATGTTCTGCTTCCTTTCCTACTTTGTTTCTTGACACAACAAAATAAGAAGATAAATTAACGCAAGCAAAAAATTTAGCAATTATGCACAATTACGGTGATTATCTCTTTGATGGTCAGAAACAATATTAAATAATAATGTATTACTTTTATTAAAATTAATACCCCTTGTTAACCGGTCCATACTGGTTCCGGACTGTTCCTGTTGTCCAAGCATAGAAATATCACCACTCTTTCTTTAGTCAAAAATAATACACATATATTTTAACATAAAAAGGAAGGGATATGGTTTTTATATAAAAAATATTTTTATTGTATAAAATAAATAAATAAAAAGTTTGATAAAAATAATGCAAAGATAGTCTTTGCATTATTTTGCTTAATCTAATCAAATAATGTATTAACAAAATTAATAATCCCTTCTGAATCATTGTTAATATATAATTCAGATGGTAACACAACAACTTTACTATTTTTTAAAATAGCTCTAATTTTTGTTGTTAAATATTCAACTTGCGGGGCTAATAAAATAATATCATAATCATCATTTTCTAATTCTTCTGGCGTTATTGCAAAAAACTGCATATCATAATTATTTTTTGCAATAACATCATTAATCTTATCTAAAATTCGATTAGTACTAATCCCCGCTGAACAAATTAAACTAATCTTCTTCATATAGAGCCTCCATTTTTTACTATTCATAATTATATTAAATTATACTGATTATAAATTAAAAATGCAATAATTTAAAAAATGACTTTGGTAATAATACCAAAGTCATTTATATTTATTATTTATCCCTGTTTAACTTAAAAGAAATCTATAGCAACTTTCTCAAAAATTATGACCCTAAAATTTTTGAGTTAATATCCGGAATAAAAATCATATGTAAGTCTTCATTGGTTGTTTTAAATAAAATTGTCTTATCATTAATTGATTTTACAGTAAAACCAATACCATCAATGTTAATTCGCACATCAAATGCTGTTGCTAAATCATCAACACCATTGGCTAATTTTCATTCACCATTTGGTTGATCTTGATATTCAATATGCCATTTACCACTAGTTAATTTAACCTTACTATTAGCAATTGCTGTTTCACTGTGACCATTTATTTTTAACATCGTTGGAATTAATTGTTGAATTTCTTTGCTCAGCGGAATTGAAAAATTAAAATCTCATTTAACAATATGAGCTGTTAATTTTAAATCTGAATTTAAATCATAATTAAATAATTGATTAATAAAAGATTTAACATGTTTTACCGGAAGAATATCAATAATTCCTTCTGTTCCTGATGTTACTTGGTATCAACGTGGCGGAATTTGCTCATATTTAATATTAATAGTTGTTGTAACAAAAAGTACTTTTACCGCAATCACAACTGAAATTGGTGTTCTAACAGCCGATCACTCATTACTTTTGTTTTTTCAACCATCAAATAAATTATGTAAAATACGTTCTAAATTAGTACCAAATTTAATTTTGCCACCATTATTACTATCAATATCTTTATTAACATCTAGAAAACCATCATCATTAATATTTCGTGGTGTATCAAATAAATATTGAATTAATAGTAACAATAAATTTTGTGATTTTTGTTGTTGGCGTTGTTCAACTACAAAATTACGAAAATGAATGATATCTGATGCTAAACTATTTAGAATATCAAGATATTTTGCTTTAATCGTAATTGTTGCTGTTGTTCCAATAATAATATTTTGTTCTATTGTTTTATCAATTGCTCCATCTTTTAGGAAATCACCAACACCTGGTAAATTAGTTAATAAATTAATAAAATTTTGTCATTTTTTTCAATTTAAATCACTATTATCAAATTTTGTTGGAATAACAGTTGGTAAATTATCAAATAAACCAACCTGAGTAACTATGCCTAAAATAGTTTCAATTGGTAAACTACTTCCCGAAATTGGAAGGTCCATTTTTGAAAAAATAATTGTTAAACTTTGATTTAATTTTTGAATTGTTTCGTTAGTTAATTTCAAATCATTAGTAGTAACCGCAACAGCAAAATTATTATCTTCTGTTTTCGGATTAACTAATTCTTCTCCCTTAAAATCAGCAGTTAACTCCAGTTGCCCACAATGCATTACTGATTCATCAACAACTTCAATTTTACTAAAATTAGTTTGTTTTAATGTTAAATCATCACCAAATTCAGTAAAATTATTTTTTAAA from Spiroplasma sp. NBRC 100390 includes:
- a CDS encoding PTS sugar transporter subunit IIB, whose amino-acid sequence is MKKISLICSAGISTNRILDKINDVIAKNNYDMQFFAITPEELENDDYDIILLAPQVEYLTTKIRAILKNSKVVVLPSELYINNDSEGIINFVNTLFD
- a CDS encoding lipoprotein, which translates into the protein MKKLLTILGSFVLTSSAALSGTACQNQPSGVKPDNDSNTKHDQVDDPTTVKDPVQAAKTKIINKLNRFSELTPMIIDSNDFQTVNADDAFNILKNNFTEFGDDLTLKQTNFSKIEVVDESVMHCGQLELTADFKGEELVNPKTEDNNFAVAVTTNDLKLTNETIQKLNQSLTIIFSKMDLPISGSSLPIETILGIVTQVGLFDNLPTVIPTKFDNSDLNWKKWQNFINLLTNLPGVGDFLKDGAIDKTIEQNIIIGTTATITIKAKYLDILNSLASDIIHFRNFVVEQRQQQKSQNLLLLLIQYLFDTPRNINDDGFLDVNKDIDSNNGGKIKFGTNLERILHNLFDGWKNKSNEWSAVRTPISVVIAVKVLFVTTTINIKYEQIPPRWYQVTSGTEGIIDILPVKHVKSFINQLFNYDLNSDLKLTAHIVKWDFNFSIPLSKEIQQLIPTMLKINGHSETAIANSKVKLTSGKWHIEYQDQPNGEWKLANGVDDLATAFDVRINIDGIGFTVKSINDKTILFKTTNEDLHMIFIPDINSKILGS